The sequence ATAGGGTACATAGGGATGAAAGAAAAGTAATGTATCTCCAGCTATAGGAATACTCCGGTCTCCATAATGAAATACATTATTCCCCTGAAACCACATGATCTTATGAAAATCTCTTCGGATAAAGGTAGGAGAAGTCATCCCTGAATGAATCCTGTCCTCAATCTTAAAGATATTAAATTGTCCTTCATTTTGAGAGAAATCTTCAGATAACATTCCATATTTGTTCCGGTAGAATTGTTCAAGTGTTTCGGTAGCTTTTGCCATACTTTAATTTTTTAATAGGATACCATCTTTACGAATGCATATCAATAAAACACTGTAAAGCTTTAGATTGTGGTCCCTCGTTTCTGAAAACAAGAACTGTATTCATGGTTCCCAATTGTTTATTTAAACCATAAGTTTTAATGGCTCTTCCACCATAATATTTAGAAACAATTTCTTCCGGCAATATACTGATTCCTAAACCTGCTTCCACAAAATTAATAATGCCTTCAAAAGAATTCAAAACAGTACCTTTATACTTCATAACGCCTTTATGACTTAACCAGGATTCGAATCTTTCTCTAAAGATACAACCATCATCAAATACTACAATTTTTAAAGGTGATTTTTCAAGCAATGTCTGCAGTTGTGGACCTTTGGAAGAAGTTAAAATAACAAGCTGCTCTTCTTTAATATTAATTTTTTCCAACCCGTTGGCAATAATAGGAGCCGAAACAAATGCAGCATCCAAACTGTAATCCAAAACTCCTGCAATCAGAGAGTCTCTCGTATCTGATTTAAATTCCAGTTCAATACCAGGGTATTTTTCTTCAAAGATTTTGAGGATTTCCGGTGCTTTTAAAACCATCGTTGTTTCAATACAGCCAATTTTCAAACAGCCTTTTACATTTTCTCCACTTCGGATATTATATTTGGCTTCTTCCACCAAATGCTGAATCTGTTTACAATATTGCATCAGAATCATTCCCTCCGAGGTAAGTTCTACTTTTCGGGAAGTACGGGAGAACAGTTTTGTATCAAATTCCTCTTCAAGACTTTTAATTCTTGCGGTTACATTAGACTGAACCGTAAACATTAGGGAAGCCGCTTTTGTAAAACTGCCTGTCTCTGCAACGGCTTCAAATATTTTCAAATCGTTTGTATTCATCCTTATTAATCATTAAAAGTGATTACAATTATTAAAATTAATCGTTTTTAATAATCAAATATCCGTATTAATTTTGGGATCACAAAAAGAATCCAATGGAAATAACATTCAGACAACTCATTACAGGTCTGTCAATTGGTTTATTCACCAATACTCTAATGATGGCCCAATCTACTCAAAAATCAATTTTAACTCATCACATTATGGAAAATCAATCAGTTCATTATCGCAACATCAAAGTCAACAACTTAAATCTATTTTACAGAGAGGCAGGTTCTACGGATGCTCCTACAATCCTTTTGCTACATGGTTACCCAACCTCATCACACATGTTTAGGAACCTCATTCCCATATTGAGTACGAAATACCATGTCATTGCCCCCGATTTACCAGGATTTGGGTATTCTGATGCTCCGGATCATCAGCAGTTCAATTATACATTTGATAACCTTACCAATACAATGCAGGCATTCATTGATAAGCTGGGGATGAAACGTTTTGCAGTCTATATTTTTGATTATGGTGCTCCGGTAGGATTACGCCTTGCCCTGAATAATCCGGAGAAAATAACAGGTATTATTTCTCAAAACGGAAATGCTTATGAAGAAGGGTTAAGCAAAGAATGGAATCCTATACAAAAATACTGGAAGGAACCTTCAGAAGCTAATCGGCTTTCTTTGAAAGATTTTGTTTCTAAAGAAGCTACCTATTTTCAATACCATCATGGAGTTTCAGATATTTCTTTAATCGCTCCTGAAACGTATACATTAGACCAAAAGTTCCTGGATAGACCTGGAAATATAGAAATACAGCTTGATTTGGTTAAAGATTACAGAACAAATGTCGCTTTATATCCCAAATTTCATGAATATTTCAGAAAGCATCAGCCAAAACTTTTATTAGTCTGGGGAAATAAAGATCCCTTTTTCTTGCCAGAAGGTGCAGAAGCTTATAAAAAAGACCTTCCAAATGCCCGACTCAAGTTTTACAATACCGGACATTTCGCACTGGAAACCCATGCTACGGAAATCGGTATTGAGATTCTTGAATTCATGAAAACGCTTCCTCAATAACAACTATTAAATAAACAGACATCTTATTATGAAAGCTATTGTTATTAAAAATTACGGTGGGTCGGAAGCCCTTCAATTTGCAGACGTTCCTACTCCATCTATCACCAATCCTTCTCAGGTGTTGGTAAAAGTAAAAGCCACATCTGTGAATCCCTTGGATTATCAGATAAGACGGGGAGATTATGCCTCATTATTTGATTTACCTATGATAACAGGGCACGATATTGCAGGTGATATTGTAGCGGTAGGTGATGCTGTTAAAAACTGGAAGCCCGGTGATAAGGTGTATTATTCACCACGCTTTGGCAGTATCGGAAGCTATGCAGAGTATCATATTACCAATGAATCCTCATTATCAAGAATGCCTGATAATATTACTTATGAGGAAGCGGCTTCTATTCCTCTTATTGGCGGAACGGTTTGGGAGATGCTTGTAGTACGGGCACAATTGAAAAAAGGAGAAACCATTCTTATTCTTGGTGGTGCCGGTGGAGTCGGAACATTAGCCATCCAGGTTGCTAAATCGCTTGGTGCTTTTGTCTATACAACCGGGCAAAGTATTTTACATGAAAAACTTCAGAATCTTGGAGCCGATATTATCATTGACCATCATCAAAAGAACTATATTGAGGAAATACAAACTCATACAAATGGAAAAGGGGTGGATGTGATTATTGATACTGTTGGAGGCAGCACATTATCAAACAGTCCGCTTGCTTTAGCTGATTATGGCAGAATTGTAACATTAGTTGATATTCCTCAACCTCAAAATCTTATTCATGCCTGGGAAAAAAATGCTACCTATCATTTTGTTTTTACCAGACAAAGCAGGGATGAAGTTCATCATATTACGCAATTAATTGAAAGCGGCCATGTAAAACCGGTTATAGACAGTATCTTTCCTCTCGAAGACATTCAAAGTGCTCATGAAAGAATTGAAGATAAAAAACGGATCCAACCTTTGTTTGGTAAAATTGTACTGTCATTATAACAATGGCAAAAGCATTCATTTATGAATTATTATTTCTAATTTCCTCAACATATGTAAACGTTTTGAAAAATGATTGAATCTACCTTTGCTTCACCAATTAAAATTTTACAAATCATGATTAACTTTAGAAATATCATCTATAAAGAAACGCTTCTTCTCGCTTCACTCATTTTTATAGTAATGTTTTCAAGCTGTTCAGAAGTCAATAACGATAAAACCAACAAACAAAAAAATATGACAAGTATCGAGTCTAAAAATCCGGAAACTCTATTTGACCCGACTCCTTTTGCCTTTTCACATGCTACAAGCAGCGTGGGGAACGGAAAATATGTATTTATATCCGGGCAAAGTGGTGGTGAAGACTTACATCACAACCTTTCTGAAGATTTCAGACAACAAGTTCAATTCGCTTTGAAAAACCTGGAAACAGTGCTTAAAGAATATCATTTGAAGCCTGATGATGTCCTTAAAATCACAGTATTGATTGTGGATCACGATCAGGAAAAGCTTAAAATCTGGACGGAAGAAATGCATAAAGTATGGAAAAACAATAAGTTTCCTGCAAGTACTTTAATTCCCGTCCCAAAATTAGCATTGGATGGTATGATGATAGAAGTGGATGCGATTGCCTTTATGCCTTTATAGATAATCATCTCACCAAACTGTTTTGTTCACAAAGCCTATGAGTTATTTGAATTTTAAACCATGTAATCAATTTTTTCATTGAGTAAATGGAAATCCCTGCCTCTTTAGTTTAGTGAGCAGGGATTTATCTATAAACTGGTCTTCACTCTGACTATACGTTTTACACTTTAAAAGTATAAGTTAAGGCGAAAAACAAAATAAAAAGACAGATTACGGTATAAATCCCATTGGCTACCATCAATACAGCTCCCAATTTTGTTTTTCTTGATGCAATGCCCAATATCAAGGCTAGAATAACAACCCCAACAATCAGGAACATGACAGCATTTTCCCAATCATAAGTAAATAACATCTCATTATACTTCATCAGTATCACAAGTAAAATAATATGAATTATAGTTGCTGTCAGACTTAATTTTGATGTAGACATAGGTATATTTTATGGGCAAAGAGATTAACTCTTTTTATAATAAGAATATCAAATATAATGCATTCTTCCGTAACTGTATTTTTAAAGAATATTATTTGTATGAATTGCTATATCCTTCTGCCAGATCACGGATGTTTTTCCATGCAGGATCATCATAGGCATTCATTTTGGAAATAGCTCCGGCACTCGTGGTTACAATAATCTTGGTATCAATTCCGTCTACAGGCTGTACACTTTTACCGTCCTTGGCCGAACCAAATAGTTTGTGATCAATTGCAGCAACCAGTTTTTTCCAGTCTTCCGGTTTCACTTTTTTACTGTATGAAAGGTTCTCAGCTTCATTGGCTGCCACTGTTCGATTGTAATAAATGGAATCTTTATTAATCAAGGTACTGGAAGAAAACCCCAGCTCTCCCCCGGCAGAAACAACCTTCACAGATCTTATGGTTTCAGTATGTACCGTAATATTTTGCTCTGATTTTTTATTACTTTCTTTACAGCAAACAAGCGTAATGATGGAAGAGATCATCAAAACAATCAATACATAATGTGTCATTTTTATTCTAATATCATTCATATTTATGTTCATTTTTAAACACCCTGAAGGTCAATATATCAAATGATGAAGTTGTCCCTTAAAAGTATAATTTTAAATACATTGTAACAAAAAATGCAATGAGGAATATTTCCCATCACCTTAGAAGAAACTGCTCATAAAAAATTGAGCACTTAAAAAGTGCCCAATTGAAAATGTAATATATAGAGATCGTTATTAGTTCTGTTTTTTTAAACTCTGTTTAGCTTTTTTCTGAAAAAGATAAGAAGTGAGCCAAAGAATGTCAGATAAGCAATATTGAATATCGCTCCTCCAACCCATCCTGAGTAAGGAAGTGGTAAAAGACCTTTGATAGGGATGATAAACAGAGTCAATACAAATGGCGTCAGCAAAGCCATCCATCTCGGAAGTAATGTTTTATTCAAAAGAATACATACTGCAAATGAGATCCATCCAATGGCCAATACTCCAATAGCAGCTCCCCAGGCAATATTAAGCATCTTCATAAATCCACGTCCTGTTTCTAAAAGATAGGCATGAGCAACCGGATCAGTATGATAGACTGCTTTGTATATTTCTCCTACATAAAAGAATCCTGCATGGCCTAAAGGAGACAAGACAGCTCCCGTTAATAAAATCCAGTATACCGCCACTGAATACCATGTTTTGGTATCTTTAAAAAACTGAAAAACCAACCAGGTTGCCGGAAGTAACAATGGCCCTGTGAGTGCTCCGATTAAAGCTCCAAACATCAATCGCGGAGTCGATCCCTCTAACATTAGGGTTGCAAATTCTACATCCACCTGGTTGGCATAAGTCTTTGAAAATAATGGATAGTCAGCAGGATTCGGGTCAAATCCAGCAACAAAAACATCTCCAATGATCCAGCATATAGATACGATGATAGCCGCTGCAAAAGACCAGTTTATTTTACTTGAATAATTCATATTTCGTTCTTTATTTTAATAATTTTTGATTCTAAAAAATCTGAGATTATACTATATTTTCAATTTTAAAATCAGAATTGATGAATTCAACAGTTTGTAATCCTTTTCCCTGTACAAGCTCTAACCCCTCCTGATTGATAAGCAATTGATTTAACATACTAATATTCAAATCATCTGTTCCGACCTTTATGCTTTTCACTCCCACAATTCCATTGGGGTGTTTAAATTCTTTAGGTCTGGGATTGGGAACATAGGCAGACATAAAAAAAGGAAAATCAATATCATCCGGCATCAGAAGTTCCCATGTAAGCTTATTTCCATCTATATCTTTTCTTTTAGCTTTATGAAACCTGAACCCGCTGTTTCTGCTTTTGAAAAACTGTTTCTCTGAATTCAAGTTTTCTAATGTAGACTCCAAAGACCATTCACACCAGCCTTCCTTTACGTTTCCCCACTGCCTCATCCGTTCTAAAACGGACTGATAGCCAAAGATTTTCATCATCCATTTTATATAGCCAGGAAGTCCGGAATTATGGTAAATTTCGATAAAGACCCCTTTTTCAAACCAGATCAAAGCATTATAAGCCTTATCAGGATATGTTCCATATTCTACAATAAAACCCGCGTCCTGCAACTTTTTTACAGCAATATGTAAGTCTTGTACCTGGTACAATACATGACTTAATTGTACATTATTATTCATTTCTATCCTCATTTTCCTGATGCCTTTCCATTGCAGATTTATCTTCTGCAACTCCCGATTTCCAATAAGAATAAGCATATAATTCTCCCTGTTTCCATTGCTTTTCTTTACGGAGATAGTGACGAATTTCCTTTACTGAAGAAAACTCCGCTGCCACATATCCGGTTCTGGATGATTCCGGTAATATCTGCTGCTTTACAACTTCTGGAAGGCGGCTGCCTTTTTGAGGATATTCATTATGAATCCAAATAAAATTGATGTCTGCCAATGTCTGCAGCTCCTGCTCATCCACCTTACCATCTACTTCAAGGATACAGGTTCCTTTTGCAGAAGGGGGTAAATCTTCAAGAATAGAAGCAATCACCGGAATTCCTGTTGCATCGCCAACGAGTAAATAATTATCTGCCTCGGCATACAATTCTGTTTTCCCGTTCTTCATTAAAATTCCCAATGCGTCTCCTTCCTTTGTATTAAGTGCCCATGCTGAAGCTGGTCCTTCATCTCCATGAGCCACAAAATCAATCCAAATCTCATTTCGGACAAGATCAATGCCCCGGTGCGTATACGTTCTGATAACGGGACGGGTCTCCTCCGGCTGGGGCTTCCATTCCATTTTTTCATAATCAAATTCTGGGAAATAAATTCGATCAACTCCTTGAGGCGGAATAAGAATTTTATTATTCACTCCAATTGTCGTGTTGGCAATCAATGGTACGCATTCCCCTGTAAGAAAGATCCGGATATAATGAGGTGTAATGTATTTTTTCCCGGTCACGGTCAATTCCCCTTGTATAGTCTCCATTTTTTTCATGATATCTTCTTTTTTGTTATTTCCTATTTGATTTCAATTGATAAAAACAAAACCCATTATTAAGAATCATTCTAAATAATTATTATCTTTGTGCAAAACTAATAAGTAAAACGGAAGGATGAGGTATGCAAAAGGGAGTAAAAAGTCCGCAAAAAGGAAAATTTTAATCAAAACAAATAAGGATGGCATTAAGAGTCTACGATGATAAAATTGGAGGAACATTGGTGGAAAGAAAATATCCCAATGCCTATTTTATAAACGATGGTGATATCAGAGAGTATGTTACTCATTTGAAACCTCCTTATGGAGAAGGGTTTTATCATGAAATCTGTTTTGAAAATGTTCATATCGGTTTTGGAAATGTCTCTCTCAAAAACAAAGTATTACTGTACTTTGAAGCAGACTTTGAAAGTGTTGAGATGCATTTTTCACTAAAGGGCAAAAGTGCAGCTCTTTCAGATAATTTTGGTTATAAAGTATGTTTTGAGAGTTATCAGCACAACATTATTTATGCCCATCAGATGTCTGGCCAGATGGAATTTGACGGTCATGAAATGCAGATCCTGGAAATCAATTTAGCCCCTGCCTTCTTTAAAAAATTTCTTCCAGAAGATTCTGAACTCTTCAATACATTCAGGAATGCCATTGAAAAACAGCATTCGTGTCTTATCAACCCGGATCATAACCGGATCAGTCTGGAAATGTATCAACTTCTGAATGACATCATCCATTGTGACCGAAAAGGTGTTTTTAAAAGAATCTATCTTGAAGCAAAAGTGGCAGAACTTCTCCTTTTACAGTTGGAACAGCTTTTTAACAGCAAATCTTCATCCCTTCTTAAAAAAGATGAAGAGAAAATATATGCGGTGAGAGATTTTATCATTAACAATCTTGACCAAAACTGTTCATTAATAGACCTTGCTCATCAAGTAGGGACCAATGAATTTACATTAAAAAAAGGCTTTAAGGAACTGTTTGGAACTACCGTTTTTAATTTCTGGAATGATACAAAGATGGAACAGGCAAAAAAAATGCTTCTTGAAGGAGATTTGAATATTAATGAAATTTCTGAAATTATCGGGTACAAAAATCCGAGACATTTTTCAGCAGCATTTAAGAGAAAGTATAATTTAATTCCTAGTAAACTTAGGAACGCCAATGGTATAACTCACTAAATTCATCAATAATCTCAACTTAATTCACCCGTTAAAATTCATAAAATCATCCCTTAGTGCTCACCCTTCGCTATAAGACTTAACTCCACTATTTTCAAATATAAAAAGTAGCCATAAAAACACATCTTTTATTTTATTTCATGTAACATTCAGCCTTATTTGTTAATGATTTGGTAATAAGAAAACACTACAAAAAGACTGATTTTTATCATATCACCAAAAAACAAAGATTCACAAAACAAACATTATCAATTAATTATCCAAAATTAATTATTGTTTACATAAAATATTTT is a genomic window of Chryseobacterium nakagawai containing:
- a CDS encoding LysR family transcriptional regulator; the protein is MNTNDLKIFEAVAETGSFTKAASLMFTVQSNVTARIKSLEEEFDTKLFSRTSRKVELTSEGMILMQYCKQIQHLVEEAKYNIRSGENVKGCLKIGCIETTMVLKAPEILKIFEEKYPGIELEFKSDTRDSLIAGVLDYSLDAAFVSAPIIANGLEKINIKEEQLVILTSSKGPQLQTLLEKSPLKIVVFDDGCIFRERFESWLSHKGVMKYKGTVLNSFEGIINFVEAGLGISILPEEIVSKYYGGRAIKTYGLNKQLGTMNTVLVFRNEGPQSKALQCFIDMHS
- a CDS encoding alpha/beta fold hydrolase, producing MEITFRQLITGLSIGLFTNTLMMAQSTQKSILTHHIMENQSVHYRNIKVNNLNLFYREAGSTDAPTILLLHGYPTSSHMFRNLIPILSTKYHVIAPDLPGFGYSDAPDHQQFNYTFDNLTNTMQAFIDKLGMKRFAVYIFDYGAPVGLRLALNNPEKITGIISQNGNAYEEGLSKEWNPIQKYWKEPSEANRLSLKDFVSKEATYFQYHHGVSDISLIAPETYTLDQKFLDRPGNIEIQLDLVKDYRTNVALYPKFHEYFRKHQPKLLLVWGNKDPFFLPEGAEAYKKDLPNARLKFYNTGHFALETHATEIGIEILEFMKTLPQ
- a CDS encoding zinc-binding dehydrogenase; translation: MKAIVIKNYGGSEALQFADVPTPSITNPSQVLVKVKATSVNPLDYQIRRGDYASLFDLPMITGHDIAGDIVAVGDAVKNWKPGDKVYYSPRFGSIGSYAEYHITNESSLSRMPDNITYEEAASIPLIGGTVWEMLVVRAQLKKGETILILGGAGGVGTLAIQVAKSLGAFVYTTGQSILHEKLQNLGADIIIDHHQKNYIEEIQTHTNGKGVDVIIDTVGGSTLSNSPLALADYGRIVTLVDIPQPQNLIHAWEKNATYHFVFTRQSRDEVHHITQLIESGHVKPVIDSIFPLEDIQSAHERIEDKKRIQPLFGKIVLSL
- a CDS encoding RidA family protein; this encodes MINFRNIIYKETLLLASLIFIVMFSSCSEVNNDKTNKQKNMTSIESKNPETLFDPTPFAFSHATSSVGNGKYVFISGQSGGEDLHHNLSEDFRQQVQFALKNLETVLKEYHLKPDDVLKITVLIVDHDQEKLKIWTEEMHKVWKNNKFPASTLIPVPKLALDGMMIEVDAIAFMPL
- a CDS encoding DUF6796 family protein, encoding MNYSSKINWSFAAAIIVSICWIIGDVFVAGFDPNPADYPLFSKTYANQVDVEFATLMLEGSTPRLMFGALIGALTGPLLLPATWLVFQFFKDTKTWYSVAVYWILLTGAVLSPLGHAGFFYVGEIYKAVYHTDPVAHAYLLETGRGFMKMLNIAWGAAIGVLAIGWISFAVCILLNKTLLPRWMALLTPFVLTLFIIPIKGLLPLPYSGWVGGAIFNIAYLTFFGSLLIFFRKKLNRV
- a CDS encoding VOC family protein, encoding MNNNVQLSHVLYQVQDLHIAVKKLQDAGFIVEYGTYPDKAYNALIWFEKGVFIEIYHNSGLPGYIKWMMKIFGYQSVLERMRQWGNVKEGWCEWSLESTLENLNSEKQFFKSRNSGFRFHKAKRKDIDGNKLTWELLMPDDIDFPFFMSAYVPNPRPKEFKHPNGIVGVKSIKVGTDDLNISMLNQLLINQEGLELVQGKGLQTVEFINSDFKIENIV
- a CDS encoding siderophore-interacting protein — protein: MKKMETIQGELTVTGKKYITPHYIRIFLTGECVPLIANTTIGVNNKILIPPQGVDRIYFPEFDYEKMEWKPQPEETRPVIRTYTHRGIDLVRNEIWIDFVAHGDEGPASAWALNTKEGDALGILMKNGKTELYAEADNYLLVGDATGIPVIASILEDLPPSAKGTCILEVDGKVDEQELQTLADINFIWIHNEYPQKGSRLPEVVKQQILPESSRTGYVAAEFSSVKEIRHYLRKEKQWKQGELYAYSYWKSGVAEDKSAMERHQENEDRNE
- a CDS encoding helix-turn-helix transcriptional regulator, which produces MALRVYDDKIGGTLVERKYPNAYFINDGDIREYVTHLKPPYGEGFYHEICFENVHIGFGNVSLKNKVLLYFEADFESVEMHFSLKGKSAALSDNFGYKVCFESYQHNIIYAHQMSGQMEFDGHEMQILEINLAPAFFKKFLPEDSELFNTFRNAIEKQHSCLINPDHNRISLEMYQLLNDIIHCDRKGVFKRIYLEAKVAELLLLQLEQLFNSKSSSLLKKDEEKIYAVRDFIINNLDQNCSLIDLAHQVGTNEFTLKKGFKELFGTTVFNFWNDTKMEQAKKMLLEGDLNINEISEIIGYKNPRHFSAAFKRKYNLIPSKLRNANGITH